A single genomic interval of Macadamia integrifolia cultivar HAES 741 chromosome 6, SCU_Mint_v3, whole genome shotgun sequence harbors:
- the LOC122081281 gene encoding uncharacterized protein LOC122081281 has protein sequence MSSSKGFAAAAGALRSRLSSSLRKRGGGEGPSRWTSPGHQERPNGYLFNRTPLPPGQTRKWEDWELPYYITGFLTVVILGVGLNAKPDFTIETWAHKKALERLENQKIALASAADDSD, from the coding sequence ATGTCATCTTCGAAGGGCTTCGCTGCCGCTGCAGGAGCGCTGAGAAGCCGTCTCAGCTCATCTCTGCGTAAGAGAGGAGGCGGAGAAGGTCCCAGTAGATGGACGAGTCCAGGGCACCAAGAGCGACCCAACGGTTACCTCTTCAACAGAACCCCACTTCCACCTGGGCAGACCAGGAAATGGGAAGACTGGGAGCTTCCTTACTATATCACTGGTTTCCTCACCGTCGTCATTCTTGGTGTTGGTCTCAATGCTAAGCCCGATTTCACCATCGAGACTTGGGCTCACAAGAAAGCCCTCGAACGCCTCGAGAACCAGAAGATTGCTCTCGCCTCTGCTGCTGATGACTCTGATTGA